From a single Aggregatilinea lenta genomic region:
- a CDS encoding anaerobic glycerol-3-phosphate dehydrogenase subunit C codes for MTTNSLLNLIEATPFTADHCVKCNICTSACPYAAVEPRFPGPKTVGPQAQRLREPGAPSPDHAVDWCSGCGICTLVCPHGVKVMEINTQAKAKIVEDEGMSPRNWFLSRNERWGRWGTPFAPLLNFALRSRPLRLVAEKVMGVSARAPLPGWAGYSFRGWWKKEQKRHPQPTPASDRDRVVYFHGCSTNSYEPHIGKLAVAILEHVGLHVEIPPQTCCGLPAQSNGDFPGARKYANKNIETFLPYAQRGIPIVGTSASCITAIKGDYQHVLGLEDGAARAVAEHTFDFMEFLALLAQEGRLPLDFRPIERELPYHAPCQLKAHGMGRPALDVLDLIPGLRVWEIDAECCGIAGTYGYKVEKRAISEAVGSKLTEQVYESGSDTVVCDTETCRWQIAALTQTRAIHPIELVAAAYSLTVEGYVLPVLAGAQVGVNASAEV; via the coding sequence ATGACGACCAACAGCCTGTTGAACCTGATCGAAGCGACGCCGTTCACCGCCGATCACTGCGTGAAATGCAACATCTGCACTTCGGCCTGCCCCTATGCGGCGGTCGAGCCGCGTTTCCCTGGCCCCAAGACGGTCGGGCCGCAGGCGCAGCGCCTGCGAGAGCCGGGCGCGCCCTCACCCGATCACGCCGTCGATTGGTGCTCTGGCTGCGGGATCTGCACGCTGGTCTGTCCGCACGGCGTCAAGGTGATGGAAATCAACACACAGGCGAAGGCCAAAATCGTCGAGGACGAGGGCATGTCGCCCCGCAACTGGTTCCTCAGCCGCAACGAGCGCTGGGGGCGCTGGGGCACGCCGTTCGCGCCGCTGCTCAACTTCGCGCTGCGTTCGCGCCCGCTGCGCCTCGTCGCAGAAAAAGTGATGGGCGTCTCAGCGCGCGCGCCGCTGCCCGGCTGGGCGGGTTATTCGTTCCGTGGCTGGTGGAAGAAGGAGCAGAAGCGCCATCCGCAGCCCACGCCCGCCAGCGACCGCGATCGCGTGGTGTACTTCCACGGCTGCTCGACCAACAGCTACGAGCCGCATATCGGTAAGCTGGCCGTGGCGATTTTGGAGCACGTCGGCCTGCACGTGGAGATCCCGCCGCAGACGTGCTGTGGGCTGCCGGCGCAGTCCAACGGCGATTTTCCTGGCGCGCGCAAATATGCCAACAAAAACATCGAGACGTTCCTGCCCTACGCGCAGCGCGGCATCCCGATTGTGGGCACGTCCGCAAGCTGCATCACGGCGATCAAGGGCGATTACCAGCACGTCCTGGGCCTGGAGGACGGGGCGGCGCGAGCGGTCGCCGAGCATACCTTCGATTTCATGGAATTTCTGGCGCTGCTGGCCCAGGAAGGCCGCCTGCCACTGGACTTCCGGCCCATCGAGCGCGAGCTGCCCTATCATGCGCCGTGCCAGCTCAAGGCGCACGGCATGGGTCGCCCTGCGCTGGACGTACTTGACCTGATCCCCGGCCTGCGCGTGTGGGAGATCGACGCGGAGTGCTGCGGCATCGCGGGCACGTATGGCTACAAGGTCGAGAAGCGCGCGATCTCCGAGGCGGTAGGCTCGAAGCTGACCGAGCAGGTGTACGAATCGGGCAGCGATACGGTCGTGTGCGACACGGAGACATGCCGCTGGCAGATCGCCGCGCTGACCCAGACGCGCGCCATCCACCCGATCGAGCTGGTCGCCGCCGCGTACAGCCTGACTGTCGAAGGCTACGTGCTGCCGGTCCTCGCCGGGGCGCAGGTTGGCGTCAATGCTTCTGCAGAAGTTTAG
- the sixA gene encoding phosphohistidine phosphatase SixA — MLDRPEGARVYLVRHGKAAKEGYANDVDRPLTKRGQQDAARLADLMAGAGVPVQQIRHSGLVRARQTAEIFGERLSPLGGVIAVAGLTYADPVEPLARELHLEPEPVMLVGHNPFMEELVSLMLTGSTGRLPVWFATSTVACLSHTGGAWSLRWILSRDLVRGDGKDD; from the coding sequence ATGTTGGATCGACCTGAAGGGGCGCGGGTGTATCTGGTCCGGCACGGCAAGGCAGCCAAAGAAGGCTATGCCAACGACGTGGATCGCCCGCTGACCAAACGCGGGCAGCAGGACGCGGCGCGCCTCGCGGACCTGATGGCCGGGGCGGGCGTGCCCGTGCAGCAGATCCGGCACAGCGGATTGGTCCGCGCGCGGCAGACGGCGGAGATCTTCGGGGAGCGGCTGTCGCCCCTTGGCGGCGTGATCGCAGTCGCTGGGCTGACCTACGCCGACCCGGTTGAGCCGCTGGCGCGTGAACTGCATCTGGAGCCGGAACCGGTGATGCTGGTGGGCCACAATCCGTTCATGGAGGAGTTGGTGAGTCTGATGCTGACCGGCAGCACCGGTCGGCTGCCCGTGTGGTTCGCCACCTCGACCGTGGCCTGCCTGTCTCATACGGGCGGCGCGTGGTCGCTGCGCTGGATACTCAGCCGAGATCTGGTCAGGGGCGACGGCAAAGACGACTGA
- a CDS encoding TrmH family RNA methyltransferase: MSENEAILEGFVSVRAAIKADSRDVYGITLRHDKWDRGVAWLEHRAEERGIPIERVSGDEIDALAGGSTHGGVIARVGPRKFVALEALGRDSAAPFIVMIDGVEDPFNFGQAVRTLYAAGADGLVLRPRNWMSAAGVVARASAGATEWIPTAIAETALDAAQLFRGRGLKVVSADDKAETVPLYAADLTGPLFLVIGGEKRGITRSFLDQADLLVQIPYGREFDQSLGTAAAAAVLGFEVMRQRLQTK, from the coding sequence TTGAGCGAGAACGAAGCGATTCTGGAAGGGTTTGTCTCGGTGCGCGCCGCGATCAAGGCGGACAGCCGCGACGTCTACGGTATCACGCTGCGCCACGATAAGTGGGATCGCGGTGTGGCGTGGCTGGAACATCGTGCCGAGGAACGCGGCATTCCCATCGAACGCGTGTCGGGAGACGAGATCGACGCGCTGGCAGGCGGCAGCACGCACGGCGGCGTGATCGCCCGCGTCGGGCCGCGCAAATTCGTCGCGCTGGAAGCCCTGGGCCGGGACAGCGCCGCGCCGTTCATCGTCATGATCGACGGCGTGGAAGACCCGTTCAACTTCGGGCAGGCGGTGCGCACGCTCTACGCGGCGGGCGCGGACGGGCTGGTGCTGCGTCCGCGCAACTGGATGTCGGCGGCGGGCGTTGTGGCGCGCGCCTCGGCGGGCGCGACCGAATGGATTCCGACGGCTATTGCAGAGACGGCGCTCGACGCGGCGCAGCTCTTCCGGGGGCGCGGGCTAAAGGTGGTCAGCGCGGACGACAAGGCGGAGACGGTTCCGCTCTACGCGGCGGACCTGACCGGCCCGCTGTTCCTGGTCATTGGCGGGGAAAAGCGCGGCATTACGCGTTCGTTCCTGGATCAGGCCGATTTGCTGGTGCAGATCCCCTACGGGCGCGAATTCGACCAATCGCTTGGCACGGCGGCAGCGGCGGCAGTGCTGGGCTTCGAGGTTATGCGGCAGCGTTTGCAGACGAAATAG
- a CDS encoding alpha/beta hydrolase produces MPDATPRDDFDDFYRGLLPYYQRGEYADALILATAAQPHYPEEAALLYHIRACLLAQSGDPAAALALLREALAAGHWYAAPFWDDDDLAPLRDRVEFAQLRVQSSVLQAEAQRAARPELMIRLPDDTAPGRMLPLLLALHGNLHSAAIDAPFWDAARRDGWLLALPQASQVGGVNRYVWDDQARSEQEVCAHFAAMRDRYALDPERIVVGGFSMGAETALRLALTGAIPAQGFVAVAPGGVITRQPERWKPLIAQAQGRGLRGYLVAGDRDPSYGPITELAEILNAGGVSCTFEIVPDHGHTFPPDFAARLPALLRDIAGM; encoded by the coding sequence ATGCCCGACGCCACTCCGCGCGATGATTTTGACGATTTCTACCGGGGCCTGCTGCCCTACTACCAGCGCGGCGAGTACGCGGATGCTCTGATCCTGGCGACGGCGGCGCAGCCGCACTATCCCGAAGAAGCGGCCCTGTTGTATCACATCCGCGCCTGCCTTCTGGCCCAGTCGGGCGATCCGGCGGCGGCGCTGGCCTTGCTGCGCGAGGCGTTGGCTGCCGGGCATTGGTACGCGGCGCCGTTTTGGGATGATGACGATCTGGCCCCGTTGCGTGACCGCGTGGAGTTCGCCCAACTGCGCGTGCAGTCGTCGGTGCTCCAGGCCGAGGCGCAGCGTGCCGCGCGGCCAGAGCTGATGATCCGGCTGCCCGACGACACCGCGCCGGGACGAATGCTGCCGCTGCTACTGGCCCTGCACGGCAACCTGCACAGCGCCGCCATCGATGCGCCGTTCTGGGACGCCGCGCGCCGTGACGGGTGGCTGCTGGCGCTGCCGCAGGCGTCGCAGGTGGGCGGGGTGAATCGGTACGTGTGGGACGATCAGGCCCGCTCTGAGCAGGAAGTGTGCGCGCACTTCGCGGCGATGCGCGACCGGTATGCGCTGGACCCTGAGCGGATCGTTGTGGGCGGCTTTTCGATGGGGGCAGAGACGGCGCTGCGTCTGGCCCTGACCGGCGCGATCCCGGCGCAGGGCTTCGTGGCGGTTGCGCCGGGCGGCGTGATCACGCGCCAACCGGAGCGGTGGAAACCGCTGATCGCGCAGGCGCAGGGGCGCGGGTTGCGCGGCTATCTTGTCGCTGGGGACCGCGATCCGAGCTACGGGCCGATCACCGAGCTGGCCGAGATACTGAACGCGGGCGGTGTGTCGTGCACGTTCGAAATCGTGCCGGATCACGGGCACACGTTCCCGCCGGACTTCGCCGCGCGCCTGCCCGCCCTGCTGCGCGATATCGCTGGAATGTAG
- a CDS encoding GNAT family N-acetyltransferase, whose product MIGNILRGERLRLTALSAADIPMLVRWWEDGTFLRLFDAEPAYPFNEQQMADKVEQWRKEPGTFMFAARPLDGDELIAFAELDGIVWSQRTGWISIAIGDPARRGQGFGAEALRLLLSYAFDELNLYRVQLTVFSYNPGAIRLYEKLGFAREGVLREAIHRDGARHDMLVYGLLRREWEAHQAGPTRL is encoded by the coding sequence ATGATCGGTAACATCCTGCGCGGGGAACGGCTGCGCCTGACGGCTTTGAGCGCGGCGGATATCCCCATGCTGGTACGCTGGTGGGAGGACGGCACGTTCCTGCGTCTGTTCGACGCCGAGCCTGCCTACCCGTTCAACGAACAGCAGATGGCGGACAAGGTCGAGCAGTGGCGTAAGGAGCCGGGCACATTCATGTTTGCCGCGCGCCCGCTGGACGGCGACGAGCTGATCGCGTTCGCGGAGCTGGACGGCATCGTGTGGTCGCAGCGCACGGGCTGGATCTCGATCGCGATTGGCGATCCGGCCCGGCGCGGCCAGGGCTTCGGCGCGGAGGCGCTGCGCCTGCTGCTGAGCTACGCCTTCGACGAGCTGAATTTGTATCGCGTGCAGCTCACCGTCTTCAGCTATAATCCCGGCGCGATCCGGCTCTACGAAAAGCTCGGTTTCGCCCGCGAAGGCGTGCTGCGCGAGGCGATCCACCGCGACGGCGCACGCCACGATATGCTCGTGTATGGCCTGCTGCGCCGCGAGTGGGAGGCTCACCAAGCGGGGCCTACGCGGCTTTGA
- a CDS encoding GNAT family N-acetyltransferase — protein sequence MIIEGQRVVLRDEPRETDADDLFAWLQLEEWQYYDEPDVPFAPPNRAAFEASRSAGQIPPDTRKRWEVDTVEGQHIGWVCWYNLNRDTGCTYVGVVLPDPQMWGQGYGPEALHLLVRTLFREMGLNTVKAATWSGNRRSVGCILKCGFRETARLPHRAARSVRGEPLERVEFTATRPKVKVQTQELPAVNGDAHDR from the coding sequence ATGATTATCGAGGGACAGCGTGTAGTCTTGCGTGACGAGCCGCGCGAGACGGACGCGGACGATCTGTTCGCGTGGTTGCAGCTGGAAGAGTGGCAGTATTACGACGAGCCGGATGTACCCTTTGCGCCACCAAATCGGGCGGCGTTCGAGGCCAGCCGCAGCGCAGGGCAGATCCCCCCGGATACGCGCAAACGGTGGGAAGTGGACACGGTCGAGGGGCAACACATCGGCTGGGTGTGCTGGTACAACCTGAACCGGGACACGGGCTGTACGTACGTCGGCGTCGTCCTGCCCGATCCGCAGATGTGGGGCCAGGGCTACGGGCCGGAGGCGCTGCACCTGCTGGTGCGCACCCTGTTCCGCGAGATGGGGCTGAACACCGTTAAGGCCGCGACGTGGTCCGGCAACCGGCGCTCGGTGGGCTGCATCCTGAAGTGCGGATTCCGCGAGACGGCACGGCTGCCACACCGCGCCGCGCGTTCCGTGCGCGGCGAGCCGTTGGAGCGCGTCGAGTTCACCGCCACGCGCCCCAAGGTCAAAGTCCAGACGCAAGAACTGCCCGCCGTGAACGGGGATGCGCATGATCGGTAA
- the glpK gene encoding glycerol kinase GlpK gives MPQLILALDQGTTSSRAILFDEAGQLLETAQQEFPQIFPRPGWVEHDPHDIWRTQRDVARAVLDRAKVSAADVAAIGITNQRETTLIWDRRTGEPVYNAIVWQCRRTAPMCDALRAEGFDAVIRAKTGLVTDAYFSGTKVAWLLDNVPGTRPRAERGELAFGTVDTWLLWNLSGGALHVTDPTNASRTLLYNIYKGDWDDEILAHLNIPRSLLPEVRPSSAVYGESVAHVLGASIPLAGMAGDQQAALFGQACHAPGMAKNTYGTGSFVLLNTGESGVESKSNLVTTIAWQLEGGPVTYALEGSIFVTGAAVQWLRDGLGIIGNAAEVEPLAGSVESADGVYFVPAFVGLGAPHWDAYARGTLIGMTRGTTRAHIARATLDAIALQSCDVLDAMHADSGITLSALRVDGGAAKNDLLMQIQADLLGVPVQRPAVTETTALGAAYLAGLAVGVWPDTDALARQWTIDRTFEPRMADDERQSLIAGWRRAVERASGWADGA, from the coding sequence ATGCCTCAATTGATTCTGGCGCTCGACCAGGGCACGACCAGCTCGCGCGCGATCCTGTTCGACGAAGCCGGGCAGCTTCTGGAAACGGCACAGCAGGAATTCCCGCAGATCTTTCCCCGGCCCGGCTGGGTCGAGCACGATCCGCACGACATCTGGCGCACTCAGCGCGACGTGGCCCGCGCCGTGCTCGACCGGGCGAAAGTCAGCGCGGCGGACGTGGCGGCGATCGGCATCACCAACCAGCGCGAAACGACCCTGATCTGGGACCGTCGTACGGGCGAGCCGGTCTATAACGCGATCGTGTGGCAGTGCCGCCGCACCGCGCCGATGTGCGACGCGCTGCGCGCCGAGGGCTTCGACGCGGTGATCCGCGCCAAAACCGGGTTGGTCACGGACGCGTATTTCTCCGGCACGAAGGTCGCGTGGCTGCTGGACAACGTACCCGGCACACGTCCGCGCGCGGAACGCGGCGAGTTGGCCTTCGGCACGGTCGATACGTGGCTGCTGTGGAATCTCAGCGGCGGCGCGCTGCACGTCACCGATCCGACCAACGCCAGCCGCACGTTGCTCTATAACATTTACAAGGGCGATTGGGACGACGAGATCCTGGCGCACCTGAACATCCCGCGCAGCCTGCTGCCGGAGGTCCGCCCGTCGAGCGCGGTCTATGGCGAGTCGGTGGCGCATGTGCTGGGTGCATCGATCCCGCTGGCGGGCATGGCCGGTGACCAGCAAGCGGCGCTGTTCGGGCAGGCGTGCCATGCGCCCGGCATGGCGAAAAATACCTATGGCACGGGGAGTTTCGTGCTGCTCAACACGGGCGAATCGGGCGTCGAGTCGAAGTCGAATCTGGTCACGACCATTGCGTGGCAGCTTGAGGGCGGCCCGGTGACGTATGCGCTGGAGGGCAGCATTTTCGTGACGGGTGCTGCGGTGCAGTGGCTGCGCGACGGCCTGGGCATTATTGGGAATGCGGCGGAGGTCGAGCCGCTGGCGGGCAGCGTCGAGAGCGCGGACGGCGTATACTTCGTCCCGGCGTTCGTGGGCCTGGGTGCGCCGCACTGGGACGCTTACGCGCGCGGCACGCTGATCGGCATGACGCGCGGCACGACACGGGCGCACATCGCGCGAGCCACGCTGGACGCCATCGCGCTGCAATCGTGCGACGTGCTGGACGCCATGCACGCCGATTCGGGCATCACGCTCAGCGCGCTGCGTGTGGATGGCGGCGCGGCGAAGAACGATCTGCTGATGCAGATCCAGGCCGATCTGCTCGGCGTGCCGGTGCAGCGCCCGGCGGTCACGGAGACGACGGCGCTCGGCGCGGCCTATCTGGCCGGGCTGGCGGTGGGCGTCTGGCCGGACACGGATGCGCTCGCCCGGCAGTGGACGATTGATCGCACGTTCGAGCCGCGTATGGCCGATGACGAGCGCCAATCATTGATTGCGGGCTGGCGGCGTGCGGTCGAGCGTGCATCGGGCTGGGCGGACGGGGCATAG
- a CDS encoding TetR/AcrR family transcriptional regulator: MNRIVRAALRLFMAYGIKRTSIKEIAREAGVTRVTIYRHCADKRELVRAAFLQSEAVFQQALQTLNDRPDADPTQILDQIGRGIASLPTGDLPARLDELERLYPDVYADLQQVRLDTEGELFSRLFDLSDERGILRPGLNREVARAIIWEILVHVLRNPGLMTLGLSDQDLFNAVRDIILFGISSIPESEDLAGQ, from the coding sequence ATGAACCGGATTGTACGGGCGGCCTTGCGTTTATTCATGGCGTACGGCATCAAGCGTACTTCGATCAAAGAGATCGCACGCGAGGCAGGGGTTACACGCGTCACGATTTACCGTCACTGTGCCGACAAACGCGAACTGGTGCGGGCGGCCTTTTTGCAATCAGAGGCCGTTTTTCAGCAGGCGCTGCAAACCCTGAATGATCGCCCCGATGCCGATCCGACCCAGATCCTGGATCAGATCGGGCGGGGGATCGCCTCACTCCCCACCGGAGATTTGCCTGCGCGGCTGGATGAGCTGGAACGTCTCTACCCCGACGTGTATGCTGATCTCCAACAGGTGCGTCTGGATACCGAGGGGGAGTTGTTTAGCCGTCTATTTGATCTGAGTGACGAACGGGGCATCCTACGCCCGGGACTCAACCGGGAGGTCGCACGCGCCATAATCTGGGAAATCCTGGTGCATGTCCTGCGCAATCCAGGACTTATGACATTAGGACTTTCGGATCAGGACCTGTTTAACGCCGTGCGCGACATCATTCTGTTTGGCATTAGCAGCATACCGGAATCTGAAGATCTGGCCGGTCAGTGA
- a CDS encoding menaquinone biosynthesis decarboxylase: MAYADLRDFVQRLEAEGELIRITTPVSARLEITEITDRVSKGPDAHNKALLFENVEGSSIPVLINAFGSARRMALALGVDDLEDVRHKLGKLIDLRLPAGMGGMISRGTDLLGAVRSMGFGPKLVKQAPCQEVVITEDPSLDMLPILTCWPHDGGPYITLPQVITRDPVSGTRNVGMYRLQKFDGQTLAMHWQRHKGGAEHEREAREAQKPRISVAIALGGDPAQSWCGSAPLPPNIDEYLLAAWLRGRPVPFVKCVTQDLEVPANAEIVIEGYLDPNEHRIEGPFGDHTGFYTPEDLFPVMHVTAITHRENPIYPTTIVGKPPMEDYWMGKATERLFLPLMQLFMGEIRDVNMPAEGVFHNLVIVSMKPRFPGHAQKIMYGLWGLGLMMLSKGFVIVDEDVDVHDLHAVADAVFQNVDWPRDVTIVDGPVDQLDHSAVRNSYGGKIGVDATRKPERHPGGQSVPVWATGDITEIVGENWTTYGDAVLVAAVDQATHPAGETIRALWQHIPNHVVVLLDADADVCDLRAVAWRALGNTDWRRDVVFSRAPDHFAPEDVPRGAIGIDARAKGPEDGHPRGWPEEIVMDNQIVQRVTEKWDSYGIGA, from the coding sequence ATGGCCTACGCCGATCTGCGTGACTTTGTCCAGCGCCTGGAAGCTGAAGGCGAGCTGATCCGTATCACCACGCCCGTCAGCGCGCGGTTGGAGATCACCGAGATCACCGACCGGGTGAGCAAAGGCCCGGACGCGCACAACAAAGCCCTGCTGTTCGAAAACGTCGAGGGCAGCAGTATTCCCGTGCTGATCAATGCGTTCGGCTCGGCGCGGCGTATGGCGCTGGCGCTGGGCGTCGATGACCTGGAAGATGTCCGGCACAAGCTCGGCAAGCTGATCGACCTCAGGCTCCCGGCAGGCATGGGTGGCATGATCAGCCGGGGCACGGATCTGCTGGGCGCGGTGCGCAGCATGGGCTTCGGTCCCAAGCTGGTCAAGCAGGCTCCGTGCCAGGAGGTCGTCATCACCGAGGATCCGTCGCTCGACATGCTGCCGATCCTGACCTGCTGGCCGCACGACGGCGGGCCGTACATCACCCTGCCGCAGGTCATCACGCGCGACCCGGTCAGCGGGACGCGCAACGTGGGCATGTACCGCCTACAAAAGTTCGACGGGCAGACCCTGGCAATGCACTGGCAGCGTCACAAGGGCGGTGCGGAGCACGAGCGTGAGGCGCGCGAGGCACAGAAGCCGCGCATCTCGGTTGCGATAGCGCTCGGCGGCGACCCGGCGCAGTCCTGGTGCGGCTCGGCCCCGCTGCCGCCCAACATCGATGAGTACCTTCTGGCGGCGTGGCTGCGCGGGCGGCCCGTGCCGTTCGTCAAGTGCGTCACACAGGACCTGGAAGTGCCCGCCAACGCCGAGATCGTGATCGAGGGCTACCTGGACCCCAACGAGCACCGCATCGAGGGGCCGTTCGGCGATCATACCGGCTTTTACACGCCCGAAGACCTGTTCCCGGTGATGCACGTCACCGCGATCACGCACCGCGAGAACCCGATCTATCCCACGACTATCGTTGGCAAGCCGCCGATGGAAGATTATTGGATGGGCAAGGCCACCGAGCGGTTATTCCTGCCGCTGATGCAGCTCTTTATGGGCGAAATCCGCGACGTGAACATGCCCGCCGAGGGCGTATTCCACAATCTCGTGATCGTCAGCATGAAGCCGCGCTTCCCCGGCCACGCGCAGAAGATCATGTACGGGCTGTGGGGCCTGGGCCTGATGATGCTGTCGAAGGGCTTCGTCATCGTGGACGAGGACGTGGACGTGCACGATCTGCACGCCGTGGCGGACGCGGTGTTCCAGAACGTGGACTGGCCGCGCGACGTGACGATTGTGGACGGGCCGGTGGACCAACTCGACCATAGCGCGGTGCGCAACTCGTACGGCGGCAAGATCGGCGTGGACGCCACGCGCAAGCCGGAGCGTCACCCCGGCGGCCAGTCGGTCCCGGTGTGGGCCACTGGCGATATCACGGAAATCGTGGGCGAGAACTGGACCACCTACGGCGACGCGGTACTGGTCGCGGCAGTCGATCAGGCGACCCACCCCGCCGGAGAGACGATCCGCGCGCTGTGGCAGCACATCCCGAATCACGTCGTCGTGCTGCTCGACGCGGACGCAGACGTGTGCGATCTGCGCGCCGTGGCGTGGCGCGCCCTGGGCAACACCGACTGGCGGCGTGACGTCGTGTTCAGCCGGGCGCCCGATCACTTCGCGCCGGAGGACGTGCCTCGCGGTGCAATCGGCATCGACGCACGCGCCAAAGGGCCGGAAGACGGCCATCCACGCGGCTGGCCGGAAGAGATCGTCATGGACAACCAGATCGTGCAGCGCGTCACCGAGAAGTGGGATAGTTACGGGATCGGGGCATGA
- a CDS encoding UbiA-like polyprenyltransferase, whose protein sequence is MGSSTQRAKDSAQARGLQPGSAAYKLRVFLDLVRFEHTIFALPFAYIGMVLAAEGLPTLWDFVWVTVAMAAARTLAFAVNRLADRAYDARNPRTMNRPTVTGAIDARTVTIYAGVALVVLLVAAAVLDPLALALSPIAIVFLVGYSFTKRFTVLAHWVLGLTDAMAVAGGWIAVRGSFFGTDDLPAWLLTAAVTFWIAGFDLMYACQDTEYDIAEGLHAWPAKYGNASALRLAVANHVLFMILLVLAGIAAGLTWPFYVAVVITALLLNYEHRLVKPDDLSNINVAFFNMNSYIALTLFVGTLLALLI, encoded by the coding sequence ATGGGATCATCGACACAACGCGCCAAAGACTCCGCCCAGGCCCGTGGCTTGCAGCCCGGCAGCGCCGCCTATAAGCTGCGCGTGTTTCTGGACCTCGTGCGCTTCGAGCACACGATCTTTGCGCTGCCATTCGCGTACATCGGCATGGTGCTGGCCGCCGAGGGTCTGCCCACGCTGTGGGACTTCGTGTGGGTGACGGTGGCGATGGCCGCCGCGCGCACGCTGGCGTTTGCGGTCAACCGCCTCGCGGACCGCGCCTATGACGCGCGCAACCCGCGCACCATGAACCGCCCCACCGTCACCGGGGCCATCGACGCGCGCACCGTCACCATTTACGCGGGCGTGGCGCTAGTCGTGCTGCTGGTCGCCGCCGCCGTGCTCGATCCGCTGGCGCTGGCGCTCTCGCCCATTGCGATCGTCTTTCTGGTGGGTTACAGCTTCACCAAGCGCTTCACGGTGCTGGCCCACTGGGTGCTCGGCCTGACGGATGCGATGGCCGTCGCAGGCGGTTGGATCGCCGTGCGCGGCTCGTTCTTCGGCACGGACGATCTGCCCGCGTGGCTGCTGACCGCCGCCGTCACGTTCTGGATCGCGGGCTTCGACCTGATGTACGCCTGCCAGGACACGGAATACGACATCGCGGAGGGGCTGCACGCCTGGCCCGCGAAATATGGCAATGCGAGCGCGCTGCGGCTGGCCGTGGCGAACCACGTGCTCTTCATGATCCTGCTGGTGCTGGCGGGCATCGCGGCAGGCCTGACATGGCCGTTTTACGTCGCAGTCGTCATCACTGCGCTGCTGCTGAACTACGAGCATCGACTGGTCAAACCCGACGACTTGAGCAACATCAACGTCGCGTTTTTCAACATGAACTCTTACATCGCGCTCACGCTATTCGTCGGGACGCTGCTTGCACTGTTGATCTAA
- a CDS encoding ABC transporter substrate-binding protein: MRKTLFSLMLLAALLVTAFGPLPTSARAQDDDITLKMGLLPILDVLPFYVAQEAGYFEAEGVNIELIPVSSALERDQLLLAGEIDGMLNDLVSTGIFNADETRIVVVAQARRAYDDSPQLRILAAPDSGITSPEDLVGVEIGISENSMIHYITQRVLEADGLSADDLEYRAEPNIPVRYQLLMEGQFKAVTLPDPLAQAAIEGGAILVADDTTLVEQQYSQSVLSFRKEIVEDHPEAIQGFLRAWMHAAEDINADPEAYRELWIENTSVPDSVRDTYVLPPFPTYAITGEDAWEDTVNWLVDLDIVDSAASYEDSVNPSFMQAMQMEAGMESMTATAEAMMETTAEAAN; this comes from the coding sequence ATGCGTAAAACTCTGTTTTCACTCATGCTGCTCGCTGCGCTGCTGGTCACTGCGTTTGGACCGCTGCCCACATCGGCGCGCGCGCAGGACGACGACATCACGCTGAAGATGGGCCTGCTGCCCATTCTGGACGTGCTGCCGTTTTACGTCGCGCAGGAAGCGGGCTACTTCGAGGCCGAAGGCGTCAACATCGAGCTGATCCCGGTCAGCAGCGCGCTTGAGCGCGACCAGCTTCTGCTGGCGGGCGAGATCGACGGCATGCTCAACGACCTCGTAAGCACCGGCATCTTCAACGCGGACGAGACGCGCATCGTCGTGGTGGCCCAGGCCCGCCGCGCCTACGACGACTCACCGCAGCTGCGCATCCTGGCCGCGCCAGACAGTGGCATCACCTCCCCCGAAGACCTCGTGGGTGTTGAGATCGGCATCTCCGAAAACTCGATGATCCACTACATCACGCAGCGCGTGTTGGAAGCCGACGGACTGAGCGCGGACGATCTCGAATATCGCGCCGAGCCGAACATCCCCGTGCGCTATCAACTGCTGATGGAAGGCCAGTTTAAGGCCGTGACCCTGCCCGATCCGCTGGCGCAAGCGGCCATCGAGGGCGGCGCGATCCTCGTCGCGGATGACACCACGCTCGTCGAGCAACAGTACAGCCAGAGCGTGCTGAGCTTCCGCAAGGAGATCGTGGAGGATCATCCCGAAGCGATTCAGGGCTTCCTGCGCGCGTGGATGCACGCCGCCGAGGACATCAACGCCGATCCTGAGGCGTACCGCGAGCTGTGGATCGAAAACACCAGTGTGCCGGACTCCGTCCGTGACACGTACGTGCTGCCGCCCTTCCCGACCTACGCCATCACCGGCGAAGACGCCTGGGAAGATACGGTCAACTGGCTGGTGGACCTGGACATCGTGGACAGCGCCGCCAGCTACGAGGACAGCGTGAACCCCAGCTTCATGCAGGCGATGCAGATGGAAGCCGGGATGGAGTCCATGACCGCGACCGCCGAGGCGATGATGGAAACAACCGCCGAAGCGGCGAATTAA